Below is a genomic region from Planctomycetaceae bacterium.
TTCCAGTGCATCCGGCGAAAGTGGTTCTTCGAACCATTCGACATCGAAATCTGCAAGCATGTTCGCTGTCCGGATAGCCCAACTGAGCCCGTTGGGCCAGAACGCATCACTGCCTCCTGCGTCCACCAACAACCTGCATTCTGTTCCGACAGCATCCCGAGCGGCGTCGACAATGGCCCTGTCAAGTGAATGGTTCTTTCGGCCGAATGGTCCCCAGCCAATCTTAAATGCCGTGAATCCTGAGGCCTTTACTGCCTGCAGTTTGTCTCGCAGTCGGCAGGGTTCGTCCATCAGAACGGACGCGTACGGCTGAACGCGATTGCGGTATCTGCCTCCAAGCAGTCGACCGACGGGTTGGCCAACGGCTTTCCCAAGCAGGTCCCAAAGAGCGATGTCAATACCACTGATGGCATGTGTGATTGCACCCCCGCGACCAAGCCAGAATGTATTCTGGTGAAGCTTCTCCGAAACACGTTCAGGCTCGAGTGCCGTTTCTCCCAGCAGCAAGGGACGCAACTGTTCGAGCGACGCCCTGACAAGAGAGTCAGAGGTGAACGAACTTCCAACACCAACCTGACCGCATTCCGTAATCACTGCGACAAGCGTATGGACGCAGTCGTCCGGTCGCAGTTCGTGGCTCCAGCCACCTTCCGGGGTCCGACCTCTTAGTCCGGCGCATCGAACTTCTCGAATCTTCATGGCTTCGGCGGCTGCTTTGGGAGAGTCCTCAATTGCCATTCTTTTGATTGCTTCCAGCTTTTGAAGTCTCATACCCCGAGATAGATCTCTGGTAAATGCGATACATCTCCCGATACCGGGCAGGGGGGGTGGTCTGCCGAAGTGTTGTGTCCTGACTGTCGATCTGGCGATCGGTCTGGCCATCGCGCTGCTGTGCAGGTTTTCCCGGATTCATGCTTCTCAGCATTTCCTCGAACCCTTTTTGCGTCAACGACTTCTCCTGCCCGGTTTGAGATTCATTTCGCTCTGCCAGTTGCTGCCCCATTCGGTCGGTGAATGCTTTGAGGTCCTCTTCGGTCCATCCGAGCTTCTCAAGCAACTCCTGATCGACCTCTCCTCGATCCAGGTCCTGCTGGAGACGTTTTAGAACCAGGTCAGCGGCCTTTGCGACTTCTTCGATACGTTCCGTCTGGCTGTTGCTGCTGCCTGAAGTCCCGTCGCCATCGGCTCCATTACCTCTGTTCTTCCCGGCAACCCCTTCACCTGTCCTGCCACCACGCATCTCACCTTCCCGAGGTTGATCATTGGGTGAAGGATTTAGTGGACCGCTTGCGGTACCTGCAGCACCTCCGCCACCCGCTTGATCGCCGGACGACTGGTTCCCACCAGAACTACTGCCCGGTGCGCCTCCGGATCCGCCACCCTGTTGCTGACCGCTCTTTTGCTGACCACCCTGTTGCTGTCCGCTCTGTTGCTGACCGCTCTGCTGCTGACCGCTCTGCTGCTGTCCGCTCTGCTGCTGTCCGCTCTGCTGCTGTCCGCTCTGTTGCTGACCGCTCTGTTGCTGACCGCTCTGCTGCTGACCGCTCTGTTGCTGTCCGCTCTGCTGCTGACCGCTCTGCTGCTGACCGCTCTGCTGCTGACCACTCTGTTGCTGACCGCTCTGCTGCTGACCGCTCTGCTGCTGACCTTGTGTCCGTCGCTGCTGTCCGCTGCTGCTGTCCGCTCTGCTGACCGCTCTGTTGCTGACCGCTCTGTTGCTGACCGCTCTGTTGCTGTCCGCTCTGCTGCTGACCGCTCTGTTGCTGTCCGCTCTGCTGCTGTCCGCTCTGCTGCTGCTGTCCGCTCTGCTGCTGTCCGCTCTGCTGCTGTCCGCTCTGTTGCTGACCGCTCTGTTGCTGACCGCTCTGTTGCTGACCGCTCTGTTGTTGACCGCTCTGCTGCTGTCCGCTCTGTTGCTGTCCGCTCTGTTGCTGTCCGCTCTGCTGCTGACCGCTCTGCTGCTGACCGCTCTGCTGCTGACCGCTCTGTTGCTGGCACCCTGCTTCTGGTCCCCTGTTCTGGTCGCCCTGTTTTGGTCACCTTGCTTTTGGTCACCCTGCTTCTGGTCGCCCTGCTCTTGGTCACCCTGTTTTTGGTCGCCCTGCTTTTGGTCGCCCTGCTCTTGGTCACCCTGCTTTTGGTCACCCTGTTGTTGGTTGTCGTTCTGTGGTTCAGAGGGGCCGGCGGGTTCCTTAGGTTGTTCTATGGAAGTCTCAGGTCTCGCGTCGTTGTCTCGCCCCGCGTCATCTCCGGTGCCCGGGGGCTTTGTGTGATCGCTGGCATCTTCCGCCGGATTTTTCATCGGGGCATTGGGTTCGCCTTTGACGTCTCCGCTTTGGGGGGCATCTGCATTGGTTGAGGAGTTTTCCGGATCATTACCCTCTGGTTCCGTGTCCGGTGGTGGGTTACCTTGATCCTGTTCAGAGCTGGGCGCAGTGGATCCATTCGTTGTCGGTTGTTTTGAGCTCTCGGCTGGCGAATCAACTGACGGCTCGGTCCCATTCTGCCCCTCAACACTGTCCTGTGGCTCTTTTGAGGCATTGGCCTCGTCTGGCGATTGGCTTTGTGATGTGCCATCGCTTTGTGCTGCGTTGTCGCCGTCGTGTTGCTCAGCCGCAGACGGATGGCGGGCAGTTTCTGGTGTGTCTTCTCCTGCTTCATCCTGTGCATATTTTTGCAGGAGTTCGTGTAACGCTTCAGCGTCGTCCGCTTTTTGTTCGCCGGGTGATGTCTTCGAACGCATCGGCGTGGCGCCGTTTTCATCCCCTTCGGACTTCGTGTTGCCGGGATCTGGTCGCTCGGAGTTGGCGTCCTGTTGTTCGCTTTGACTGTCTGTGGCGTTCGAATCTTCGCCCGACGTTTGGTTCAGGCTCTGATCAGAAGGGGTTTGTTTGCCAGGATTTGAAGGTTCGCCCAATTCCGGGTTGGATGTACCTTCCTGCGGTCTGTCCCCTGCGTTCGTCCTTTCCTGGTCGGCAGCTTCTTGATGAGATGCGGCATGCTCTTCAGTGCTGTCTGGGTTCTGTTCCTGCGTATCCGTACTGGCTGGCTCCAGCGACTCCTGAGCACCGGTGCGTTGTTGTTCTTCAATCTGCTCGTTGCGCAGTCGCTCTTGTAATTCGCGATCTGCTTCCAATTGATCGGCCAGAGTTTTTTCATCGGCTGGCCCCTGAATGTGCAGGGTAAGTTCACTACTGCGTCCCTGATTGCCCAAAGGCGGCTTATCATCCCGAGCAACGACGTAATATTTGATGGTATCTCCGGCAGTCGCTCCGGTACGCTGGATTTTGAAATCCCACGTCCCGGACCAGCGTTTCTGCAGAGATGAATTGCCCGCATAGAACAAGACTTCGTCGGGCTGGATCGGTACCCCGTTGAGTTCAACATGCAGAGCGACAAGCCTGAGTAGAAAATCCGGGTCTTCGGCGACGATCAGCAGAGGAACCGTGGCATTCTCCGGAACCTCCAAATCGCGCGAGGGATCGATCAAACGAACGATTGGCGATTCATCGCGGCGTGCTTTGATGGTGTAGACGGCGGGATCCGGATCGATGGTACCTTCTTTACTGGTCACCACGATGCGATAGTGCGTTGGAAAGGTCCCGTCTTCCCGGGCGGTCAGAGCAAATTCCGCCGACAGCCGTTGATCTTCAATCACCATCGGCAATTCTTCAGCTCGTACGGAGAAGCCGGCATCATCCGAAAACTCCAGCATGGCAGATGTGACTGCCTGAGTCGCCTCGGCCGTGATCCGCAGTTCCGTTCCTTCCCAGGCATCGATGTGTCCCGACGCATCGGAACGTTCCGGAAGAACCATGTAATCCGGGTACTTGTAGTCCACCTGAGTCACGGCGGCGGTCGGAGGCTGCTGAACCTGAATGGTATATGTCTCGGATGCCGCGTCGCCTGCCAGAATCTGGTACGAAAAGCTCTGACGTATGCCGCGATCCGCCTCACCAGACATCAACACGCGATACCGTCCCGGATCTTCGGTTGTCCGCATTTGGAGACGTTCGTTGACGAACCTCTTGTCTTCCGTTGTGAATTGAAGAACAACATCGTCAGGCACAACTCCCTCTATACCAGCGATAAATTCGACGTGGGAGCCGGATGGCAGAGAGGCATTGCCTGGTTTAACGCTGAGGATCTCAGTTCGGGTTGCTACATTGGCTTTGAGGAAGGTGAGGGGGCGAAGCAGACTGATAGATTTCGGGCTCACGACCGCGTAGATGCACGTGATCAGTACCAGGAGAAAAAGTGCTCCCGCCATTCTGACCAAATGGGTTCGATCAATCACCTCATCCACATGCACTTCGGCCAGTCGTTCGGCCGTGCGACGCTCCAGCGTTTGTACAATCGCAGGGTCGGTATCTCTTCCCGCTGCCCGAAGGTCGACAAGGGTCAGAAGTGAACCGCGAATCTGATCATCTGCTCGATCCAGCATTCGAGCGGCGAACAGCGGATGAATGTGGCGAAACCAGGGCCGGACCACGTAACGGATGAAAATACCTGTGCAAATGACAACCATTGTCGCCAGCATCGCAGCTCGGGTCCCAGCGCTGAACCCGCCCGCAATGACCCAGTGATCCAGCACCGTGAAGATCAGAACGTATCCTGTGAGCAGCAGCCCTGTCAGGACGATGGCGGTCATCAGCTCCGTGGACTTGATGCGTTCTCGGGCGACCCGCAGCTGGAAGTCGATGAATTCATCTGACTCCGCGTAGCTCTGACCTGGTTCACGAATGACTGTCGCCACGTTTCGTCCGCCTTGAAAAGAAGCCGATTTCTCCTGCACAATTATCGACCACGCTCTGACCAGCGTCCACTGTTCCGTCGTCCGAAGTCTGCGAGCTATTCCTCGTGAAATGAAGCTCGCAGGAGCTGGATGACTGTCAAACGCGATTTTGTGCAGCAATTCCGACGAATTGGAAGTCTGAAGGCATGTCGTCACCGACTTTTATTTATTCGTCCGGATCCTCAGTTTGGTATGAAACAAGACTGTTTACGGTCATCTGGTCCAGTTTGCGCCGACCATTCAGAAACGCCAGTTCCACCACAAAACACGCCCCGGCAACGTCAGCTCCCTGCAATTGAGCAAGTTTTTTGCATGCCTCAATGGTCCCTCCCGTTGCCAGCAAATCATCGACCAGCAGCACCCGGTCGGTATCCGCGATGGCGTCCTGATGCATTTCCAGCGCATCCGTGCCGTATTCCAGATCATATTCAAATCGGTGCGTCGCCCACGGCAGTTTGCCGGGTTTTCGCACAGGGACAAACGCTGCTCCCAGCTCCATTGCCAGAGGAACACCAAACACGAAGCCACGGGCTTCGGGTCCCATAACTGTCGTAATACCGCGGTGTCGAAAGGGTTCTGCCAGCCGTTCGATAGTGACCTGCATGGCGGCGGGCGACTTCAAAATAGGCGTAATGTCACGGAACATGATGCCGGGTTTGGGGAAGTCTGCGACAGCACGGATGTAGTCTTTCAGGTTCATTGATGTAAATTCTGTTGTGGGAGAGAAGTTGTTCGCGTCGAGTGAATAACGTCTGGCGAGCAAATCTGAGGGTTTGAGCAGATTTCAGAACCGGCGAGTAGGGTTCCGGCAGCTCACGAAAGCATATTCGAATTTCCTGTGTCTGAATCGCCATTTGACCATTGCATGGCGCCAAAACGACAAAGATTTCCAGTCCTTAAGGGAATTCGAGTGTGCTCATCAGTCTCCCGGGACGCCCGATAATCTGGCAAGAACAGATTCCCGGTCATAGTTTCGCGGCGGATTAGAGGGTTTCCCGTTTCGAACTGTGCGTGCATTCGGTCGACCCAGTTCCTAAGATCCGCAACGTCCCGTTACCAATCGATCCGGAGTCATCGGGCTCGATTGTCACGATGTCAATCTCCCACTTCTCGTCAAATGTATTGTCCGATTCAGCAGGACGCCGGATCGAGGATTCTATGAGCTCAGTTGTTAAGTCGTCTTCATCGTACACTGGCAGCGATATCGAAGTGCTCGAAGGCCTGGAGCCCGTTCGTAAGCGGCCATCGATGTACATTGGCGGCGTCGACAGCCGCGGTCTTCACCATCTGCTTTGGGAAGTGGTGGATAATTCCGTTGATGAGTTTCTGGCGGGCGAATGCGATCGAATTATCGTCACGCTGCATAAGGACGGATGTTCCTGCACGGTCCAGGACAATGGTCGAGGAATCCCGGTCGACAAGCATCCCCGGATGAAGAAATCAACGCTTGAAGTGATTCTGACGACGCTCCATGCGGGTGGCAAATTCAGCGACAAAAACTACGCCCGAAGCGGCGGACTGCACGGCGTTGGTTCCTCAGTCGTGAACGCTCTTTCATCGGAACTCATTGCCACCGTGCATCGGGATGGGCACGAATGGGTTCAATCCTACGCACAGGGGAAACCGCTGAGCCCCGTCAGGAAAGTCAAGCCATTTCGCGGCCGCGGTACGGCCATCTTTTTTCGACCAGATGTCGAGATCTTCAGACGGACGCAGTACAACGCAGACACAATCCGTCAGCATCTCGAAGATATTTCGTACATCCACGGAGGGTTGACGATTGTCTTCCGAGACGAGCAGAAAGGTGAGACATTCGAATTGTCTCATCCCGATGGAATCGTTTCCTACATCGCCAAAGTAATTTCTGACACCGGTAAGAAGGTTGTCCACGAACAGTTGTTCTCAACAGAAAAGGACGATGCCACAGCCCGAGTCGAAGTGGTTCTGAAATGGACGGAATCCACGGATGAACACATTCGAAGTTATGTCAACGGAATCAGAACTCACGCTGGCGGAACTCACGAGAACGGCGTGAAAGCCGGCGTCGCCAAAGCAGTGCGCAACTACATGGAAGTTCATTCATTCAAGCCTCGCGGTGTGAATATCACCACGGATGATATTCGCGAAGGTCTGGTTTGCGTGCTGTCAGTATTCCTGGGCGAGCCGATGTTTCAGGGGCAGACAAAAGAACGCCTGAATAATCCGGAGATGACATCGCACGTTGATGGAATCGTCCGGCCAGCTCTGGAAAACTGGCTTAACAACAATCCCTCTCTTGCAGATGCAATTCTTGGCCGCATCGTACTCGCAGCTCGGGCAAGGCAGGCAAGTCGTGATGCTGTGACCGAAGTCAAGCGAAAGTCAACGACATCCAGAAGGACGAACCTTCCCGGAAAACTGGTCGACTGCCAGTCTCGCGACCCCAACATGTGCGAATTGTTCATTGTTGAAGGTGACTCGGCCGGTGGTACAGCTGTGATGGGCAGGCATGCTGCCACGCAGGCGGTGCTGCCACTGCGTGGAAAGATTCTGAACACCGAAGCTCTGTCGTTGTCAAAGATCCTTCAAAGTAACGAGATCAAAGATATCGTTGATACCCTGGGCGCAGGGATCGGAAACAATTTCGACATTCACCAGATGCGGTATGCTCGAATCATCCTGCTCATGGACGCGGACAGTGATGGGTACCACATTTCGACCCTGTTGCTGACGTTCTTCTTTCGCCACATGCCCGAACTCATCCGGCAGGGAAAGCTCTTTATTGCCCAGCCGCCTCTGTATCGTCTCGAAATTGGCAAAGAAATTCGGTACGCCCAAAGCGATGCCGAAAAAGAGGAGATTCTTGCAGCATTACCCGCCAATCGCTCGGCGACGGTTCTTCGCTTCAAAGGTCTGGGCGAAATGAATGCTGCACAACTACGCGATACAACGCTGAATCCCGCGGCACGCGTGCTCCTGAGGGTCGATATTGAAAGCCAGCTGGAAGCTGACAGTACCTTTCACCAGCTTTTGGGGAAAGATGCCTCTGAGCGGTACCGAATCATCATGCAGGATGCAAGCTTTGCGGACGATGTCGATCTGTAAGCCTGTTTTCCCGCTTGAGTTTCCGGCAGAACAACGTCAGTATTCATCCCTCTTATGTGCGAGGTCCTCGTCGCGGCAGTTCATTTTGACCGGGAATCAACGGGGACAGGCTCGCACTCCTTAGTTTTCGAAAGGTGAAATAAGTAGTCCGAATGGCGAAAGAAGAAGCAATCCAGGTCGAAGGTAACGTAGTAGAGGCGTTGGCGAACACGCAGTTTCGCGTAGAACTTGAAAATGGGCATCAGGTGATGGCGCACGTCGCCGGCAAAATGCGCAAGCACTTCATTCGAATCGTGCCCGGTGATCGTGTCGTGGTAGAAGTCTCCCCATACGACCTCAAACGAGGCCGAATCGTTTATCGAGAGCGTTAGTACCCGAACGGAACCGCTGAAGCCCCAACGCGAGCAAGGCAGAAACGTTGCCATAGGTTGCTCGATTCCGCTGCGGGCCCGCCTCCGCCGGGGATATTCGCAAATACTCTCTCAGCTATGGCTGCCCCATGACTGATGCTGAAGAAGCTCTGCCTTTTGTGCAGCTTTTCACCGACGGTGCTTGTCGAGGCAATCCCGGACCGGGGGGGTGGGGTTGTATCCTGCGCCATCCCGCCTCAGGGTTGGAAAAGGAATTCAGTGGAGCTGCTGCCGACACGACGAACAATAAGATGGAACTGCAGGCCGTGATTGAAGGGCTGAGCCGACTGACTCGCCGCTCACGGGTTCAGGTGGTCACAGACAGCAAGTATGTGGCCCAGGGATCTCAGGAATGGATGCCGGGTTGGAAGCGAAATGGCTGGCGCCGAAAGGATGGCTCGCGGTGGGCAGAAGTTAAAAACGTTGAGCACTGGAAGAAACTCGATCGTTTGCTTTCGATGCACGTGGTCAGTTTTAAAGTCGTGAAGGGCCACGCCGGCCATCCGGAAAACGAACGTTGCGACGAACTGGCTGTCGCCGCTGCGGAAGCGCTTCAGGGACGCTGACGCGCTTACGCTAACATTTCGTGGACGTGCGTTTCTTGCCGATAATACCGCGTTTTTCCATCTTCTCGATGTAATCCGTGGCGACGGGGACCTTGCACGCGGTCTCTCCCATGTTCACCTCCACTGTTCCGATGCGGCGTGCTGCCGCTTTAGACTCCTTCAGAAGCGGCTTCACATATCCACCGACCGAAATCAGGAAGCTATTCATTGAGTAACGGCATCGATCCGGAGAATCGTGGATATCCTTTTCGACTCGCTGAATCAGATTTCTAAGTTCTTCCATGTCGAGGTCCTCGTCCGGATAAGTCGCGACGATCAAAGACCATGTTGACCAGCCTGTGGGATGCAGAGTTTGTTTTCTTGCATTGATCCACTTGTTGGCAAGTTCCCGACCGAATGGACTTTCAGCAGCAACGCCTGGAACAGTGTGTTCACTGATCATGTACCAGAACGCTTCCCTGGCCCATGATTCGAGCTGCTTTTTGGTCATCCTGGCACCATCGGCGATGAGTCCCGCAAGATACATCGCGTCAGAATTTCCGGTGGCGTAAAGCCCCATCGCCAGGTCCTGATTGCCGCGGAACTTCTTCTGGATTGGCTTCAGATCCCCAATCTTCACACCAAACATCCTGTCGGTGGGAGCGCCATGGCGTGCCAGCACCTTGCGAGTCTGTTCGGAGCCGAGCGATTCCAGGGCCTGCATGACTTCTTCGACGGTTTTCATTTCTGAATTGTGTCCCGGGCGGCTCGAGGTATGGGCTTACTGACCAGCATGGCGACTGGCACACGCACAGACTTTCACTGGCTTGATCGATTCAAGCGGCCAATTTTCACAATTCGGCCGTTGCTACGCAATCCACACACCTGATTCCCGCAGCGATTCATGTTGTCGAATCGCAATAATTGCCGAGTGCAGGGTCGGGTAACGGGCGGAAGTCGCCGATGCATAGGGCGTGTGGGCACAGCAAATGATCAAGGAGCTTTCTAATGTTGAATTCATGGACCGGAAAAAGTATCCGGGCTTTCGTTGCGGGGTTGACACTCACCGCTGTAGCCCTGCCAATCCAGGCTGACGAATCCTCGCCAAAACCGCTTCCGTCGGCAAATGCACCCGCAAGGATCCGAGATGTGAAACTTGACGCAGCCGGCAATCTGGCTGTTCGGTTGTTGAGTGAACAGGGGAAGCCACTCAGTGGAATCGGTGTGGTTGCTCGGAATCCAGAAGGTGAAGAAGCAAAAGCAACGAGCGATGCCGGTGGGATCGCTACGTTTGTGAGCCTGAAGCCCGGCACATATGCCATCCCTACAGGCACCGGATTAGAAACCATTCGTGTCTGGAACGCACGTGTTGCTCCGCCTCAGGCGCTGGATTCCGTTGCTGTGGTGCTGCGAGGGGACGTTGTCCGTGGTCAGGCAATTCCGTTTGTGGCTGGTGGAACGACTGCCCTGCCAGTGACTTCGGTACTGTCGGTCACAACACTCGGTTTGGCCGGCTTCTCTGCCATTGAAACGCAAAACACAAAGGACGACAACAAGGCTCTGCAGTCGCAAATCAGTGCACTGCTGGCCAGTCCTTGATAGATAAACGGTACCTACAAAGAAGTTGGAATGCGGTCACCAGCGTTGTAAACGAAGGTGGCCGTTTTCTTTTTTGATCGCCAACTTTGCATTTCTGCCTCCGAGTCTTCTGGAACTGAAAGGACAATTCGATGGCACTGATGGTCGTCATGGTCTTTCTCTTCGCAGGTTGGATGCTTTGGGGTTGGATGGTTTCTGAGCATCGCAATATCTGGTGGATGAAAAAATGGTGCGCGATCGCATTTGTGTGCACTGTGATGCTCATTTGCGTTGGAACGGGGGCAGGACTCACCCTGGTGATTGTGAAGCAGAGTCACAGGGCTGAAGTCAGGGAATTTGCTGGTGCGCTGGAATCCGAATTGGCAAAGGGGAATTCACAGAGAGTTCTGGCGGAACTTCGCAGTGTTGTCAGCGTCCCGGACGAATGGTCCAAAGACAGCCAGGACCTGCTCAAACGAATGACAGCCTCAACTGACCGCATGCAGGAATCGGGGCGTCACTCTAACAAGCAGCGCCAGAGTGATATTCCGGCGCGTGTTGCAGAAGATAGGGCTCGCTCGGAAGCTTACTGACCCTTCGTCACCAGTGACCTCATTCGTTGTCGCATTTCGAAATGGAGTTCAGTGACCTGATTGAGTTCTTCGGGCGACAGCTCCGCACGGCTTGGCACAAACACCTGAGATTGATAGGTCACAGTATCCAGCATGGCAAAATTCTGGTTACGGAAGAGTCGCTCGACCAGCATGTTTCCTGGATTCGCTCCCGGTGGTTCCAGTGGCCTGCCGGTCCGGTCGAACAAGCTGTAGAACAGCGTTCCGTATTGGCTCTCCTGTGGATGGCTCATTCTGACAATTACGCATGCCCAGTCGTCTTCGAACTTTGTTTCAATATTGTGAACCTGCCACCCTTGTGCGATGTAGCAGTTCTGCAACGCATGCCAGCCGTAGAACGGATGATCACAGGCAACGTGCACCTGAAGCCCCGGCTGCTGGTACATCCAGATGTTTGAAAACTCGCCCTGAGGATTGTCCGTTTCGCGGGTCTCCTCGCGGTACGCCTGTTGCTTAAATCCGGAGACTGCGGACGCCAGTGAGTCGGCCTCAAATTGTTTGAGTGATGACTTCCCAGTGGTCTTAGAAACCAGAGGATCGGCGATCAGTGAATAGCACTGGGTGACCAGCAGGCACGCTGCCGCGAACAACACACCGGCCCTCAGTTTCAGATTTGCGGCGGGTTGATCTTTTGGCACCGGCATTGCCATGGCAGAAGTTTGGGTTCGTCGGATCGGGTGGGGAGCAACAAACCAGTTCCATGCTCTGACGATGGGATTCTTCAAT
It encodes:
- a CDS encoding mandelate racemase/muconate lactonizing enzyme family protein, which produces MAIEDSPKAAAEAMKIREVRCAGLRGRTPEGGWSHELRPDDCVHTLVAVITECGQVGVGSSFTSDSLVRASLEQLRPLLLGETALEPERVSEKLHQNTFWLGRGGAITHAISGIDIALWDLLGKAVGQPVGRLLGGRYRNRVQPYASVLMDEPCRLRDKLQAVKASGFTAFKIGWGPFGRKNHSLDRAIVDAARDAVGTECRLLVDAGGSDAFWPNGLSWAIRTANMLADFDVEWFEEPLSPDALEDHVALRKVSPVPIAGGEVLTRRQSFQPWFVNRAIDIVQPDVTKVGGISEERRVASMAQEFGVKFIPHGWNTAVGLAADLQLVSAFSCSDMVEYLTGSPFIDELVEPAWQLDETGLIAIPEGPGMGICLREDAIEEFSGVRRFLSP
- a CDS encoding adenine phosphoribosyltransferase — encoded protein: MNLKDYIRAVADFPKPGIMFRDITPILKSPAAMQVTIERLAEPFRHRGITTVMGPEARGFVFGVPLAMELGAAFVPVRKPGKLPWATHRFEYDLEYGTDALEMHQDAIADTDRVLLVDDLLATGGTIEACKKLAQLQGADVAGACFVVELAFLNGRRKLDQMTVNSLVSYQTEDPDE
- a CDS encoding DNA topoisomerase IV subunit B — its product is MSSVVKSSSSYTGSDIEVLEGLEPVRKRPSMYIGGVDSRGLHHLLWEVVDNSVDEFLAGECDRIIVTLHKDGCSCTVQDNGRGIPVDKHPRMKKSTLEVILTTLHAGGKFSDKNYARSGGLHGVGSSVVNALSSELIATVHRDGHEWVQSYAQGKPLSPVRKVKPFRGRGTAIFFRPDVEIFRRTQYNADTIRQHLEDISYIHGGLTIVFRDEQKGETFELSHPDGIVSYIAKVISDTGKKVVHEQLFSTEKDDATARVEVVLKWTESTDEHIRSYVNGIRTHAGGTHENGVKAGVAKAVRNYMEVHSFKPRGVNITTDDIREGLVCVLSVFLGEPMFQGQTKERLNNPEMTSHVDGIVRPALENWLNNNPSLADAILGRIVLAARARQASRDAVTEVKRKSTTSRRTNLPGKLVDCQSRDPNMCELFIVEGDSAGGTAVMGRHAATQAVLPLRGKILNTEALSLSKILQSNEIKDIVDTLGAGIGNNFDIHQMRYARIILLMDADSDGYHISTLLLTFFFRHMPELIRQGKLFIAQPPLYRLEIGKEIRYAQSDAEKEEILAALPANRSATVLRFKGLGEMNAAQLRDTTLNPAARVLLRVDIESQLEADSTFHQLLGKDASERYRIIMQDASFADDVDL
- the infA gene encoding translation initiation factor IF-1 — protein: MAKEEAIQVEGNVVEALANTQFRVELENGHQVMAHVAGKMRKHFIRIVPGDRVVVEVSPYDLKRGRIVYRER
- the rnhA gene encoding ribonuclease HI; this translates as MTDAEEALPFVQLFTDGACRGNPGPGGWGCILRHPASGLEKEFSGAAADTTNNKMELQAVIEGLSRLTRRSRVQVVTDSKYVAQGSQEWMPGWKRNGWRRKDGSRWAEVKNVEHWKKLDRLLSMHVVSFKVVKGHAGHPENERCDELAVAAAEALQGR
- a CDS encoding DNA alkylation repair protein, whose product is MKTVEEVMQALESLGSEQTRKVLARHGAPTDRMFGVKIGDLKPIQKKFRGNQDLAMGLYATGNSDAMYLAGLIADGARMTKKQLESWAREAFWYMISEHTVPGVAAESPFGRELANKWINARKQTLHPTGWSTWSLIVATYPDEDLDMEELRNLIQRVEKDIHDSPDRCRYSMNSFLISVGGYVKPLLKESKAAARRIGTVEVNMGETACKVPVATDYIEKMEKRGIIGKKRTSTKC
- a CDS encoding carboxypeptidase-like regulatory domain-containing protein — encoded protein: MLNSWTGKSIRAFVAGLTLTAVALPIQADESSPKPLPSANAPARIRDVKLDAAGNLAVRLLSEQGKPLSGIGVVARNPEGEEAKATSDAGGIATFVSLKPGTYAIPTGTGLETIRVWNARVAPPQALDSVAVVLRGDVVRGQAIPFVAGGTTALPVTSVLSVTTLGLAGFSAIETQNTKDDNKALQSQISALLASP